The Fictibacillus arsenicus genome contains a region encoding:
- the rpsL gene encoding 30S ribosomal protein S12, producing MPTINQLVRNGRISKSKKSDSPALNKGYNSFKKSQTNVSSPQKRGVCTRVGTMTPKKPNSALRKYARVRLTNGIEVTAYIPGIGHNLQEHSVVLIRGGRVKDLPGVRYHIVRGALDTAGVTNRMQGRSKYGTKRPKEAKK from the coding sequence ATGCCTACTATTAACCAACTAGTGCGCAATGGTCGTATTTCTAAATCTAAGAAATCTGACTCTCCTGCGTTAAATAAAGGTTACAACAGCTTCAAAAAGTCCCAAACTAACGTTTCATCTCCGCAAAAGCGTGGAGTTTGTACGCGTGTTGGTACTATGACTCCTAAGAAGCCGAACTCAGCACTTCGTAAGTATGCGCGTGTTCGTCTAACAAACGGAATCGAAGTTACAGCTTACATTCCTGGTATCGGGCACAACCTTCAAGAGCACAGTGTTGTTCTTATCCGAGGAGGACGTGTAAAAGATTTACCGGGGGTACGTTACCACATCGTTCGTGGTGCTCTTGATACGGCTGGGGTTACTAACCGTATGCAAGGTCGTTCTAAGTACGGAACGAAGCGTCCAAAGGAAGCTAAGAAATAA
- the rpsJ gene encoding 30S ribosomal protein S10 → MAKQKIRIRLKAYDHRILDQSAEKIVETAKRSGAKVSGPIPLPTEKAIYTILRAVHKYKDSREQFEMRTHKRLIDIIEPTPQTVDSLMRLDLPSGVDIEIKL, encoded by the coding sequence ATGGCAAAGCAAAAGATTCGTATCCGTTTAAAGGCGTATGATCACAGAATTCTTGATCAATCAGCTGAAAAAATCGTTGAAACCGCTAAGCGTTCAGGAGCAAAGGTATCAGGTCCAATCCCGCTACCTACTGAGAAAGCGATCTACACGATCCTTCGTGCGGTTCATAAGTACAAGGACTCTCGTGAGCAGTTCGAAATGCGTACTCATAAGCGCTTGATTGACATTATCGAGCCAACGCCACAAACTGTTGATTCATTAATGCGTTTGGATCTGCCGTCTGGTGTAGACATCGAAATTAAACTATAA
- the tuf gene encoding elongation factor Tu, producing the protein MGKEKFDRSKTHANIGTIGHVDHGKTTLTAAITTVLAKKNGKGVAMAYDQIDGAPEERERGITISTAHVEYETDSRHYAHVDCPGHADYVKNMITGAAQMDGGILVVSAADGPMPQTREHILLSRQVGVPYLVVFMNKCDMVDDEELLELVEMEVRDLLSEYDFPGDDIPVIKGSALKALEGDADWEAKIYELMDAVDSYIPTPPRDTEKPFMMPVEDVFSITGRGTVATGRVERGVVKVGDVVEILGLTEEPKSTTVTGVEMFRKLLDYAEAGDNIGALLRGVSRDDVERGQVLAKPGTVKAHTKFKSEVYVLSKEEGGRHTPFFSNYRPQFYFRTTDVTGIIQLPEGVEMVMPGDNVEMTVELIAPIAIEEGTKFSIREGGRTVGAGVVATITE; encoded by the coding sequence ATGGGTAAAGAGAAATTTGATCGTTCCAAAACGCATGCTAACATTGGTACTATCGGTCACGTTGACCATGGTAAAACAACTTTAACAGCTGCTATTACTACTGTTCTTGCAAAGAAAAACGGTAAAGGTGTAGCAATGGCTTATGACCAAATCGACGGTGCTCCAGAAGAGCGCGAGCGTGGTATCACAATCTCAACTGCACACGTTGAGTATGAAACTGATTCTCGTCACTATGCACACGTTGACTGCCCAGGACATGCTGACTATGTTAAGAACATGATCACTGGTGCTGCACAAATGGATGGTGGGATCCTAGTAGTATCTGCTGCTGACGGCCCAATGCCACAAACTCGTGAGCACATCCTTCTTTCTCGTCAAGTAGGTGTACCTTACCTTGTTGTATTTATGAACAAGTGTGACATGGTAGACGACGAAGAACTTCTTGAGCTAGTTGAAATGGAAGTTCGTGACCTTCTTTCAGAATACGACTTCCCTGGAGACGATATTCCTGTAATCAAAGGTTCTGCTCTTAAAGCTCTTGAAGGAGACGCTGATTGGGAAGCTAAAATCTACGAGCTAATGGATGCTGTAGATTCTTATATCCCAACTCCTCCTCGTGACACTGAAAAGCCATTCATGATGCCAGTTGAGGATGTATTCTCAATCACTGGCCGTGGCACAGTTGCTACTGGACGTGTTGAGCGTGGAGTAGTAAAAGTTGGTGACGTAGTTGAGATCCTAGGTCTTACTGAAGAGCCAAAATCAACAACTGTAACAGGTGTTGAAATGTTCCGTAAGCTTCTTGACTATGCTGAAGCTGGTGACAACATTGGTGCACTTCTTCGTGGGGTTTCCCGTGACGATGTTGAGCGTGGACAAGTTCTTGCTAAGCCAGGTACTGTTAAAGCTCACACTAAGTTCAAATCAGAAGTATACGTTCTTTCAAAAGAAGAGGGTGGACGTCACACTCCATTCTTCTCTAACTACCGTCCTCAGTTCTACTTCCGTACAACTGACGTAACTGGTATCATCCAACTTCCTGAAGGCGTTGAAATGGTAATGCCTGGAGATAACGTTGAGATGACTGTAGAACTAATCGCTCCAATCGCTATCGAAGAAGGAACTAAGTTCTCTATTCGTGAAGGTGGACGTACAGTTGGTGCAGGTGTAGTTGCAACAATCACTGAGTAA
- the fusA gene encoding elongation factor G yields the protein MAREFSLKNTRNIGIMAHIDAGKTTTTERVLYYTGRIHKIGETHEGASQMDWMEQEQERGITITSAATTAQWKGHRVNIIDTPGHVDFTVEVERSLRVLDGAVALLDAQSGVEPQTETVWRQATTYGVPRVVFVNKMDKIGADFLYSVKTIHDRLGANAHPIQLPIGAEDQFEAIIDLVEMNAVFYGNDLGTDIEVREIPEEHMPLAEEYRNKLIEAVAELDEEMMMKYLEGEEITKEELKAGIRQGTCNVEFYPVMCGSAFKNKGVQLMLDAVLDYLPSPVDVPAIKGVLPDSEEEVTRESSDEAPFSALAFKVMTDPYVGKLTFFRVYSGTLNSGSYVQNSTKGKRERVGRILQMHANSREEISIVYAGDIAAAVGLKDTTTGDTLCDEKNLVILESMVFPEPVISLSIEPKSKADQDKMGMALAKLAEEDPTFRTETNEETGQTIIAGMGELHLDILVDRMRREFKVEANVGAPQVAYRETIRQAAKVEGKFVRQSGGRGQYGHVWIEFEPGEEGSGFVFENKIVGGAVPREYIPAVQAGIEESMKNGMLAGFPLLDLKARIVDGSYHDVDSNEMAFKIAGSMALKNAKSKCDPAILEPIMKVEVTVPEEYMGDIMGDVTSRRGRVEGMEARGNAQIVKAMVPLAEMFGYATSLRSRTQGRGTYSMHFDHYEEVPKSISEEIIKKATGA from the coding sequence ATGGCTAGAGAATTCTCCTTAAAAAATACTCGTAATATCGGTATCATGGCTCACATCGATGCTGGTAAAACAACGACTACTGAACGTGTACTTTATTATACTGGCCGTATCCACAAAATTGGTGAAACTCATGAAGGAGCTTCACAAATGGACTGGATGGAGCAGGAACAAGAGCGTGGGATCACGATTACTTCCGCTGCTACAACTGCTCAATGGAAAGGTCACCGTGTCAACATCATTGATACACCAGGCCACGTAGACTTTACAGTTGAAGTAGAACGTTCATTACGTGTATTAGACGGAGCGGTTGCTTTACTTGATGCTCAATCAGGTGTAGAACCACAAACAGAAACTGTATGGCGTCAGGCTACTACTTACGGAGTACCTCGTGTAGTATTCGTAAACAAAATGGACAAGATTGGTGCGGATTTCTTATACTCCGTAAAAACCATTCATGACCGCCTTGGTGCTAACGCTCATCCGATCCAATTACCGATCGGTGCGGAAGACCAATTCGAAGCAATCATCGACTTAGTTGAAATGAACGCTGTATTCTACGGAAACGACCTTGGTACTGATATCGAAGTTCGTGAAATTCCTGAAGAACACATGCCTTTAGCTGAAGAATACCGCAACAAGTTAATTGAAGCGGTAGCTGAGCTTGACGAAGAAATGATGATGAAGTACTTAGAAGGCGAAGAGATTACGAAAGAAGAACTTAAAGCAGGTATCCGTCAAGGGACTTGTAACGTTGAGTTCTACCCAGTAATGTGTGGATCAGCATTTAAGAACAAAGGTGTTCAGCTTATGCTTGACGCTGTTCTTGATTACCTTCCATCGCCGGTTGATGTACCAGCTATTAAAGGTGTTCTTCCAGACTCAGAAGAAGAAGTAACTCGTGAATCAAGTGACGAAGCACCATTCTCAGCACTTGCATTTAAAGTTATGACTGACCCTTATGTTGGTAAGTTAACATTCTTCCGTGTGTACTCAGGTACATTAAACTCTGGATCATACGTACAGAACTCTACAAAAGGAAAGCGCGAGCGTGTTGGACGTATCCTTCAAATGCACGCAAACTCCCGTGAAGAGATCTCTATCGTATACGCTGGAGATATCGCAGCTGCTGTAGGTCTTAAAGATACTACAACTGGTGATACACTATGTGATGAAAAGAACCTTGTTATCTTAGAATCCATGGTATTCCCAGAGCCAGTTATCTCACTATCTATCGAGCCGAAGTCTAAAGCAGACCAAGACAAGATGGGTATGGCGCTTGCTAAGCTTGCTGAAGAAGATCCGACATTCCGTACTGAAACAAACGAAGAAACTGGACAAACGATCATCGCAGGTATGGGTGAGCTTCACCTTGATATCCTAGTTGACCGTATGCGCCGCGAATTCAAGGTAGAAGCTAACGTGGGTGCTCCTCAAGTTGCTTACCGTGAAACAATTCGCCAAGCTGCTAAAGTTGAAGGTAAATTCGTTCGTCAGTCTGGTGGTCGTGGACAATACGGTCACGTTTGGATTGAATTCGAGCCAGGTGAAGAAGGATCTGGATTCGTATTTGAAAACAAAATCGTTGGTGGGGCAGTTCCTCGTGAATACATCCCTGCTGTTCAAGCTGGTATTGAAGAGTCAATGAAAAACGGTATGCTTGCTGGTTTCCCATTACTTGACCTTAAAGCTCGTATCGTTGACGGTTCTTACCATGATGTTGACTCCAACGAAATGGCGTTTAAGATTGCCGGTTCAATGGCACTTAAGAACGCAAAATCAAAATGTGATCCTGCTATTCTTGAGCCGATCATGAAAGTTGAAGTAACGGTTCCTGAAGAGTATATGGGTGACATCATGGGTGACGTAACTTCCCGTCGTGGACGTGTTGAAGGTATGGAAGCTCGTGGTAATGCACAAATCGTTAAAGCGATGGTTCCACTTGCTGAAATGTTCGGTTATGCAACTAGCTTGCGTTCTCGTACACAAGGCCGCGGTACTTACTCAATGCACTTCGATCACTACGAAGAAGTACCTAAGTCAATTTCTGAAGAAATCATCAAAAAAGCAACTGGAGCTTAA
- a CDS encoding 50S ribosomal protein L7ae-like protein: protein MSYEKVTQASEIIVGTKQTIKALQNGEVKELVVAEDADFRVTSKVLQIAEQSGVPIVKVDSMKKLGKACGIDVGAATVAIKG, encoded by the coding sequence ATGTCTTATGAAAAAGTGACACAGGCTTCTGAAATTATCGTAGGTACTAAGCAAACAATCAAAGCTTTACAAAACGGCGAAGTCAAAGAGCTGGTCGTTGCGGAGGACGCAGATTTTCGGGTAACGAGCAAAGTATTGCAAATTGCTGAACAAAGCGGCGTTCCGATTGTAAAGGTTGATTCTATGAAAAAGCTTGGAAAAGCATGCGGTATAGATGTCGGGGCCGCAACTGTTGCGATAAAAGGATAA
- the rpsG gene encoding 30S ribosomal protein S7: MPRKGPVARRDVLPDPIYKSKLVTRLINKIMIDGKRGVAQTILYNAFDLIKERTNQDPMEVFEQALKNIMPVLEVRARRVGGANYQVPVEVRPERRTTLGLRYLTNYSRLRGEKTMEERLAYEIMDAANNTGASVKKREDMHKMAEANKAFAHYRW, from the coding sequence ATGCCACGTAAAGGACCTGTCGCTCGTCGTGATGTGTTACCTGATCCAATTTACAAGTCTAAGCTTGTAACTCGTCTAATCAATAAAATTATGATTGACGGTAAGAGAGGGGTAGCTCAAACAATCTTGTACAATGCGTTCGATCTTATTAAAGAGCGTACTAACCAAGATCCTATGGAAGTGTTTGAACAAGCTCTTAAAAATATCATGCCAGTTCTTGAAGTTCGTGCTCGCCGTGTTGGTGGAGCTAACTACCAAGTACCAGTTGAAGTTCGCCCGGAGCGTCGTACAACATTAGGACTTCGTTATTTAACGAACTACTCTCGTCTACGCGGAGAAAAGACAATGGAAGAACGTCTTGCGTATGAGATCATGGATGCTGCAAACAACACTGGTGCTTCTGTTAAGAAGCGCGAAGATATGCACAAAATGGCAGAAGCAAACAAAGCGTTTGCTCACTACCGCTGGTAA